A genome region from Synchiropus splendidus isolate RoL2022-P1 chromosome 5, RoL_Sspl_1.0, whole genome shotgun sequence includes the following:
- the LOC128759329 gene encoding C-type mannose receptor 2-like, giving the protein MIRKSLRVILLLITSGFVLNEASVVWSHYSFHDDRLTWEQARESCRGEHGRDLATIYTQSDEAFLGPHRLDTWIGYYKNGHHWDWCQASSNNFHKWAHHEPGHGERCAVLSHHDKKMRGARCEDEAFFLCEDISNGVSKYVYVSEMMKWIDADQYCQHHYHDLAVLTSDADIDSAVNSEDYLLWIGLHKEAEEWLWSPGLYGYRNWAQGQPGNHGDCVAISSKTKEMSTQSCNMRLPYFCLKDNVVLVNENKTWEEALDHCRAISDWPGYDFDLLSVTSDDDYIWKVIEVSLTEQVWVGLRFMAGNWLWVDQKDSLPNEQPVCLEENLQCGTISKNKTRGVENLDPSLIHMFSFSAFLLMTPSVLGSWQRLVHSVKQFGFPRGQLGLMLINCVGPDGFRLQQPELSDPKHVRLRLREAADTEFTFT; this is encoded by the exons ATGATCAGGAAGAGTCTCCGCGTCATCTTGCTCCTCATAACCAGTGGATTTGTGTTGAATGAAGCCTCGGTGGTGTGGAGCCATTATTCATTCCATGATGACCGGTTAACCTGGGAGCAGGCTCGAGAAAGTTGCAGAGG AGAACACGGCCGGGATTTGGCTACCATCTACACACAATCTGATGAAGCCTTCCTGGGGCCTCACAGACTCGACACATGGATTGGCTATTACAAGAACGGACATCACTGGGATTGGTGTCAAGCCTCCAGTAATAACTTTCATAAGTGGGCACACCATGAGCCAGGTCATGGGGAGCGCTGTGCAGTTCTCTCACACCATGACAAAAA GATGCGTGGTGCAAGATGTGAGGACGAAGCCTTCTTCCTCTGTGAAGACATATCCAACGGCGTCAGTAAATACGTCTACGTTTCAGAGATGATGAAATGGATCGATGCAGATCAGTATTGTCAACACCATTATCATGACCTGGCCGTTTTGACATCAGATGCTGACATCGATTCAGCTGTCAATTCAGAGGATTATCTGCTCTGGATAGGTCTACACAAGGAAG CAGAAGAATGGCTCTGGAGCCCTGGGCTGTACGGTTACAGAAACTGGGCCCAAGGTCAGCCGGGGAACCATGGTGACTGTGTGGCCATATCTTCCAAAACTAAAGAAATGTCGACCCAAAGCTGCAACATGCGGTTGCCTTACTTCTGTCTAAAAGACAATGTTGTTCTGGTCAACGAGAACAAGACCTGGGAGGAAGCGCTGGACCACTGCCGCGCCATTTCTGACTGGCCCGGATACGACTTTGACCTTCTCAGCGTGACTTCTGATGATGACTATATTTGGAAAGTAATAGAGGTGTCGTTGACGGAACAG GTATGGGTGGGTCTGAGATTCATGGCTGGTAACTGGTTGTGGGTGGACCAAAAGGATTCATTGCCCAATGAGCAGCCCGTCTGCCTGGaggagaacctgcagtgtgGGACTATATCCAAAAATAAGACGCGTGGTGTCGAA aatctGGACCCATCACTGATCCATATGTTCAGTTTT TCTGCTTTCCTCCTCATGACGCCGTCTGTACTGGGCAGCTGGCAACGCTTAGTTCATTCAGTGAAACAGTTCGGCTTCCCCAGGGGTCAACTTGGACTGATGCTCATAAATT GTGTCGGACCAGACGGTTTCAGGCTCCAGCAGCCAGAGCTGTCAGATCCAAAACACGTCCGACTGAGACTGAGAGAGGCTGCTGACACAGAATTCACGTTCACATGA